CCCAAAGGGCCTGATCATCGTCACGAGCGATCTAAGATGCTCGCGTCCACTGTGTAGTTCTCAACATACGATCGGCACCACACTCCCCCAGGAACAACGCTCCCAGCATCATGCGGCCCACCGAAGAACCCAACCAGAACCCAAAGGCCCCAATCACGGCTCAACCCCCGACCACACTCGGCCGGGAAGCCTGGTCCCTCAGGACCCAACAACGTGCACCAGCCGACCCGCTCACCCCCAACCCGTTCCAACCCGAACCACGAAGGCCCCGGCGTACTGAGGTCAGAAGCTGCGCTCCCGACTGCACTGTCAATGTTCCACCCATGAGCTACCGGCGAGAACGTTCGTCTCGATCCGGCGCCTGGACCCACCGTCCCCCGAAGGACACGACGAGCCAGATGCTCCTTAGAAAGGAGGTGATCCAGCCGCACCTTCCGGTACGGCTACCTTGTTACGACTTAGTCCTAATCACCGATCCCACCTTCGACGGCTCCTTCCACAAGGGTTAGGCCACCGGCTTCGGGTGTTACCGACTTTCATGACTTGACGGGCGGTGTGTACAAGGCCCGGGAACGTATTCACCGCAGCGTTGCTGATCTGCGATTACTAGCGACTCCGACTTCATGAGGTCGAGTTGCAGACCTCAATCCGAACTGAGACCGGCTTTTTGGGATTCGCTCCACCTTACGGTATCGCAGCCCTTTGTACCGGCCATTGTAGCATGCGTGAAGCCCAAGACATAAGGGGCATGATGATTTGACGTCATCCCCACCTTCCTCCGAGTTGACCCCGGCAGTCTCCTATGAGTCCCCGCCATAACGCGCTGGCAACATAGAACGAGGGTTGCGCTCGTTGCGGGACTTAACCCAACATCTCACGACACGAGCTGACGACAACCATGCACCACCTGTACACCGACCACAAGGGGGCGACCATCTCTGGCCGTTTCCGGTGTATGTCAAGCCTTGGTAAGGTTCTTCGCGTTGCATCGAATTAATCCGCATGCTCCGCCGCTTGTGCGGGCCCCCGTCAATTCCTTTGAGTTTTAGCCTTGCGGCCGTACTCCCCAGGCGGGGCGCTTAATGCGTTAGCTACGACACAGAAACCGTGGAAAGGTCCCTACATCTAGCGCCCAACGTTTACGGCGTGGACTACCAGGGTATCTAATCCTGTTCGCTCCCCACGCTTTCGCTCCTCAGCGTCAGTTACGGCCCAGAGATCTGCCTTCGCCATCGGTGTTCCTCCTGATATCTGCGCATTCCACCGCTACACCAGGAATTCCAATCTCCCCTACCGCACTCTAGTCTGCCCGTACCCACTGCAAGCCCGAGGTTGAGCCTCGGGATTTCACAGCAGACGCGACAAACCGCCTACGAGCTCTTTACGCCCAATAATTCCGGACAACGCTTGCACCCTACGTATTACCGCGGCTGCTGGCACGTAGTTAGCCGGTGCTTTTTCTGCAGGTACCGTCACTTTCGCTTCTTCCCTACTAAAAGAGGTTTACAACCCGAAGGCCGTCATCCCTCACGCGGCGTTGCTGCATCAGGCTTTCGCCCATTGTGCAATATTCCCCACTGCTGCCTCCCGTAGGAGTCTGGGCCGTGTCTCAGTCCCAGTGTGGCCGGTCACCCTCTCAGGCCGGCTACCCGTCGTCGCCTTGGTGAGCCATTACCTCACCAACAAGCTGATAGGCCGCGAGTCCATCCCCAACCAAAAAATCTTTCCACCACCAGACCATGCGGCCAGTGATCATATCCAGTATTAGACGTCGTTTCCAACGCTTATCCCAGAGTCAGGGGCAGGTTACTCACGTGTTACTCACCCGTTCGCCACTAATCCACCCAGCAAGCTGGGCATCATCGTTCGACTTGCATGTGTTAAGCACGCCGCCAGCGTTCGTCCTGAGCCAGGATCAAACTCTCCGTAAAAAATTACAACCAACACCCGAAGATGTCAGCGAGTTGATTCTGACTGTTGACTGTCTACTGACAATCTTCAATCCAAAAGGAATTGTCTCCGAACCCACCAGCAAGCTGATGAGTCACGGGGTCAATAAATTGGCATTGACAATGTGCACGCTGTTGAGTTCTCAAGGACCAGACGCACTCCCCACTCGACCCCGAAAGAGGTTCCGCCAGAGAGGCTTTTGGCTTTCGTTGCCCGGGGAAGAACCGTGGTGGACAAGATCTCCGGGTCTTTGACCAGGTGACCGTCTCGGCCGTTCCGTTCTCCGCCTCAGCGGCAACGAGTGATTACTTTACGCAGAGGTGAACGGCAGCACCAACCCGGGCCACATCCCGGGCGTGTCGGCTCTGCGAGGCCCGGAAACTCGGGGATCGCGCGGTGCGGGCAGTGCCGACCTGCGCCGGGAACGACGGAAGGCACGGTGCGAACCCGCACCGTGCCTCCCGAACGAACGAACCGAACCGGACCGACCTACTCGGCCGCAGCCAACTGCCCGCACGCACCGTCGATCTCCTTGCCGCGGGTGTCGCGGAGGGTCGTCGGGATGCCGGCGGCGTTGAGTCGCCGGACGAACTCGTCCTGCACGTGGACCTCGGACGAGGTCCAGACCGAGCCGGGCGTCGGGTTGAGCGGGATCGGGTTCACGTGCACCCACCCCTTGCCGCGCTTGTTGAGCTTCTCGGCGAGCAGGTCGGCACGCCACGCGTGGTCGTTCATGTCCTTGATGAGCGCGTACTCGATCGAGACACGTCGGCCCGTCTTGACGAAGTAGTTGTGGGCGGCGTCGATCGCCTCGTCCGCCTTCCACTTCGAGTTCACCGGGATGAGCTCGTCGCGGAGTTCGTCGTCGGGCGCGTGCAGGGAGAGCGCGAAGGTGACGGGGATGTCCTCGTCGGCGAGCTTGTTGATCGCGGGGACGAGCCCCACGGTCGACACGGTGATGCCGCGGGCGCTCATGCCGAGACCGTTGGGTTGCGGCGCGACCATGATCCGGACGGCGTCCATCACGCGCTTGTAGTTCGCGAGCGGCTCCCCCATGCCCATGAACACGATGTTCGTCACGCGTTCGGCGTCGACGCGGTCCTTCCCGCCCTTGCGGGGATCACCGCCGAGCTCCCCCGCGGCGATGGCGGCGTTGGCACGGACGATCTGCTCGATGATCTCGGCCGTGGACATGTTCCGGGTCAGCCCGGCCTGCCCGGTCGCGCAGAACGGGCAGTTCATCCCGCACCCCGCCTGGGACGAGACACAGAGCGTGATGCGCCCCGGGTACCGCATGAGCACCGACTCGACCAGCGCCCCGTCGTGGAGCTTCCAGAGGAACTTGATCGTGTCGCCCTTGTCCGTCGCCAGACGACGGGTCTCGGTGAGGAGGGGCGGCAGCATGCCCGCCACGAGTTCCTCGCGCTGGGCGGCCGGCAAGTCGGTCATCTGCGCGGGGTCGGACGTGTAGTGCGTGAAGTAGTGGGTCGAGAGCTGCTTGGCGCGGAACTTCGGCAGCCCCAGCTCGACGACCTTCGCCTCACGCTCGGCGACCGTCATGTCGGCGAGGTGCACGGGCGGCTTGCCACGCTTCGGGGACGCGAACTGCAGCAGCGGCCGGCCGTCGGTCCCGGTGGCCTGCGTCCAGCCCTCGGTGCGCGGACGCACCTGCGGACGAGCAGAGCGCTGCTCTTCGAAGGGGGTGCGGGTCTCGGAGGCCATCACTCCAGTTTACGGGACGACGACGCCCCGCGGGTGCCGGTCAGCTGCCGGCGGGGAGCACCCGGGCGAAGTGGTGCGCCGCGGAGTACATCGGCACGATGTCGACGACCGCGCCGGGGTGCGGCGCCTGGAGCACCAGTCCGTCGCCGAGGAAGATGCCGACGTGGTCCTCGTTGTCGTACACGACGAGGTCGCCGGGCTGCGCCTCGGACTCCGGGATCGTCGTCGCGGCGGCGTCCTGCGTCGGGACGTAGTGCACGAGCGGGATCCCGACGGCCGCGTACGCGACCATCGTCAAGCCGGAGCAGTCGATGCCTTCGTGGCTCGCGCCGCCCTCGACGTACGGGTCGCCCATGTACTGCAAGGCGGTGGAGACCACTGTGGCCCGGTCGCCACCGGCGGAGAGGATCTTGGAGATCGCGTCCTCCGCCTGCTGGGTGCTGACGCCGAACTTCGTCACGATCGTCGGGTAGGACACCACGGTCGTGGTCGTCGTCATGCCGTCCGTCGACACCACGGGGACCTGGACGTCCCGGGCGACGGTGTAGGTCTGCGTGTGCTGCGAGGTGGTCGTCCCGTGGTGCGCGTCGGTCGACGGGGTCGCGGCGTTCGCCGGGACCGCGAGCGTCAGGCTCGAGGTGATGGCCAGTGCGGGCGCGAGGAGCACCGCTGCGCGCTTCGCGTTGGCAGCCCGGCGGACGTGCCGCGGGTCGACCGCCCGTTCGGCCCGGAGCGCTGCGGACCGGGACAGCACGGCCGCTCCGGCGACGGCCGTCGAGGCGACCGGGCGGGTGTTCGACAGGGACACGCTGCGCGCCGGCTTCTCGTGCTCCACGAAGGTCGAGCGGGCCACGGCGGGGCCGAACGCGGAACGACGTCCGCGGGGACGGCGCAGTTCGACGGCTTCGGTGGTGGCCGCGCCGTCGGGGGCTGCGGGCAGTGCGTGGCGTCCCATGGTTCCTTCCGGGTCGGACGAGCCGGCCCGAGCAGATGACGAGGCGACTCGGGAAGATAACGTATTGGTCACGAACCTGGGCCCCACTGGGCACTCGCCGCGGGTTCCTGCGGTTCGTCACAGGCTCGGGCGTTCCTCGCAGCCCGTTCAGAACCGGCCCGCACCGCTCCGGACGCGGCTCATGCGGGGGTGGGCCGCATGGCGGCGGCGATCCGCGCCTCCCGAGCCCGTGCCAGGTCGTCGAGGCGGGACGCCAGGGCGCGCACCGACTCGTCGACCGGCGCGTCCCCCGAGATGTCCCCCGGGATCGGCGCCCCGGCGGTGACCGCGAGCGGGAGGACGCCCGCCCAGACCGCCTGGTCCTCGGCGTCGTCGACCGACTCGCCGACGCCGGCGGCGCGGATCTTCACGCTCGCGTGCTCGAGGGGCAGCTGGAGGACCTGGGTGGCACGGACCTCCTTGGCGGTCATCTCGCGGACCTCGTCGCGGCGTCCGGGCATGAGGTGGTCGGCGACCTGCCAGAGCGCCTCGGTCCGCAGGTCGTCCGGCACCACGGCGGCGTTGCCGACGACCACGGCGCTGCGGTAGTTCGCGGAGCTGTCGAAGGTCGAGCGTGCGAACACCAGGCCGTCGACGTGGGTCACCGTGGCGCTGACGGGGACACCCGCGGCGCCGGCGTCGAGGAAGAGACCGCCGCCGGTCGAGCCGTGCAGGAGCAGGACGGGGCCGGCGCCGAGGTCGCCGACGCCGCAGAGGAACGGCAGGACGAGCGGGTGACCGTCGCGGACGAAGCCGACGTGCGCGACGATCGCCTCGGCGAGGATCGCGTCGAGGTCGGCGGGGTCGTGGGACTGGCGGTCGCGGAGGCGGCGGACGGCGAGCGACGGGACGGCGGAGTCGGCGGGGTCGGACGGGAGGCTCGTGGTGCGCATGCGGGCAACGCTAGGGTCAGGACCGGTCCGGTTCGTGGACCAGATCGGGAGTGCTCAGGTGGACCAGTTCGGGAAGACCGCCGGGGTCGTCGCGCGCGTCCGGGCGATGGTGCAGGACGGGACGCTGGTGGCCGGGGACGCAGTGCCGTCGACCCGCGTCCTCGCGGCGGAGCTGGGGGTGGCGCGGGGGACGGTGGTCGCGGCGTACGAGCAACTCGACGGCGAGGGGTGGATCCGGACGCGGCAGGGTGCGGTGGCGCGGGTGGCGGTGGGGGTCGGTGCGGGCCACTGGCCCACCGAGCACGCTGCGCGCGACGCGACGGGGCGCACGGACGGGCACGCCGACGGCTCGGCGGGTACCGGCGCGGACCTCCTCGACGCCCGCCCCGGGATCCCGGCGGTCACGGCGATCGCCGCCCGCGACTGGCGGGCCGCCTGGCGCGCCGCTGCGGACGCCCCGCTCCGCAACGCACTGTCCGACCCGGCCGGCCTCCCGGAGCTCCGCGCGCAGATCGCTGCCCAGCTCGGCCTCGCTCGCGGGTTCGCCCCGGAGATCGGCCGGATCGTGGTCACCGCCGGCACGGCCGAGGCGCTCTCGCTCGTCACCGAGGGACTCCGGAACCGCCTGGGTCGGGCGCCGGTCGTCGCCGTCGAGGATCCCGGCTACCGCTCCGGACGTCGGGCGATGACGAGCGCCGGAGCCACCCTCGTGGGTGTCCCGGTGGACGGCGACGGGATCGACGTCGACGTCCTCGGCCGCATCGGCCCGGTGGACGCGGTCGTCGTCACGCCGACGCACCAGTACCCGCTCGGCTCGGTGATGCCGGTGGCACGACGGTTCCGCCTGCTCGACTGGGCGACGCGCACCGGGGCGGTCGTGGTCGAGGACGACTACGACTCGGAGTTCCGGCACCGCGGCTCCCCTGTCCCGGCGCTGGCGGCACTCGACGCGACGGGCGTCGTGGTGCACGTCGGCGGGTTCTCGAAGACCCTCGATCCACGGCTGCGCTGCAGCTACGTGGTCCTGCCACCGGGGCCGGTGCACGAGGCCGTCGCCGCCTCGCGCCTCGCTCGCGGACCCGTGGTGGCGGAACCCGTGCAGATCGCGCTCGCGCACCTCCTCCGCACGGGCGCCCTCCGCCGTCACCTCGGCCGCGTGCGCCGGGACTACACGCATCGGCGCGAGCGGGTCGCGACGCGCGTCGCAGCGGTCGCGGGCCTGGAGGCGCGTGCCCTGGACGGCGGGCTGCACGCGGTCCTGACGTGGTCGGGTCGGGCGGCGGGGCGCGACGTGGTCGCCCGGATGGCGCGGTCCGGTGTGCTGGTGAGCGCGGTGGAGGAGTACGAGGTGTCGCCGGGGAGCGCACCGGCGGGGATCGTCCTGGGCTACGGCGCGCTGACGCTGCCGCAGCTCGATCGCGCACTCGACGTCCTGCTCGAGGTCCTGCGGGTCAGGGGCGACTGACCCGCAGGTGGCTCCGCACCCGGTCCTGCACGGCGCTGGCGTCCGGGTGGTCCCAGAGCGCGAAGTGGGTGCCGCCGGGCAGGACGAGGAGCTCCGCTCCCGGCACCTCGTCCGCCGCCCGGACGCTGTTGGACGGCGGGACGTCGACGTCCGCGTCACCGTGCAGCAGCAGTGTCGGGGCCCGGACGGCTCCGAGGTCGAGGTCGGTCACCGCGCCGAGGTTCCGGACGTCGGCTTCCCACCCGGCACGGTGCGGGCCCGCGGTGTTGCCGGTGCGGGCGAGGTCGAGCAGGAACGTGCGACGCTCCGGATCGCGCAGGATCCCGCGGACGTGCTCGCGGAGCCGTCGACCGCGCAGGGAGCTCACGCCCGAGACCGCGAGGCGCACGACGACGCCGGGCACCAGTCGCGCGGCGGCCCGGGCGAGCGCGGCGCCGAGGAGGGTGCCGCCGACCAGGCGCTCCGGTGCGGAGACCTCCGGAGGCGTCCAGGGACCGGTCAGTCCGGCCGCCACGACGAGGGAGTGGACCCGCTCGGGGTGGCGGACGGCGAACCGGTAGGCGGCAGGCGCCCCGCCCGACCAGGCGAGCACCGCCACGCGGTCGATGTCCAGCGCGTCGAGGACCTCGACGTACCGATCGGCCTCGTCGTCGAGCGAGTCGTGGCCCGGTCGGACCCGGGTGCCGAGGTACCCGGGACGTGAGAGCGTGACGACACGGAAGTCGGCGGACGGCAGGAACCGCGCCATGATCTCGGCGACGTCGATCCCGCCGGGGGTGCCGTGCACGACGAGGACGGGAGCGCCCGCGCCGCGGACGGCGAACTCGGTGTCGTCGGTGACGACGGGACGCGTCTCTGGTGGCATCACCCGACGATATCCGCGGCGGCGATGAGTCGTCTCCGACCGCGGAGGGTGTCCCCCGGGTACTCGCCGTACATCGAGAAGTACGACCCCGAGAAGCGCCCCATGTGCCGGAAGCCGCAGGAGTGCGCGACGGTGGCCACGGAGGTCTCGCGGGGGTCCGCGAGCTGCAGGCCGAGGCGGGCCTTCTCGAGGCGCAGGTCGCGGAGGTACGCCATCGGCGTGCTGCCCTCGCGTCGTTGGAAGCCCTCCTGCAGGGTCCGGACGCTGACCTCGGCCGCGGCGGCGATGTCGGTGGCCGCGATGGTCCGGTCGAAGTGCGCGTACATGAACGCCTTCGCACGTTCGACCGTCCCGGCGGGCGCAGCGGTCCCCCGGCGGTCGGCATCGGAGCGGAAGGCGCCGAGCACCGCCTCGGCGAGCCGCAGGTCGAGCGCGGCGCGGTCGGCGTCGACCACGGCGACGTCGAGCAGCGGACGGGCGACCTCGCGCAGCACGGCCTGCAGCGGCGCGAGGCGTTCGGCGGACACGGTCACGGGGAAGGCGAGGGGCACGGGGGCGGCGTCGGTGCCCACGACCGCGACGGCCTCGAGGAAGTCCGCGTCGAAGTGCACGAGGTGCTTCGTCCCCGCCGGTGCCGAGACGTGGAAGGGGCGTCCGGCCGGGTACATCACGGGCACGCCGGCGCGGAGGAGCACGTCGTCGTCCACCACGATGCCGCCCTCGACCGACCACGCCAGCAGGTACTGCCGTTCGGGTGCGAGGAAGCCGGACCGAGCGGCGGACACCGACGACGTGCGGAGGCTCAGGCGACCGTCCCCGGTGGCGCGGTACCGGAAGCCGAACGGCGACGAGGAAGGGGCGAAGGCCATGTCGTGGCCGTCGTACACGCCGCGGTAGAACTCGAGTGCTTCATCGGGGTCGGTGCCGCTCTGGAGGATCTCCCGGACGGAGGTCCGACGGACCTCCGCGGTCGAGGACTCCGCCGGCGGCCGGTCCGCCGCGGGGATCACCGTCGCTCCGGACCACCAGGCGATCGTTCCCCGACGAGGTCGGCGAGCGACGGCTCGGACTCGACGGGGACCGCCCAACCGCGGCGTGTGGCCCGTCGGAGGTGTCGGTACGTGGTCACCCGCACCGGCTGGACGTCGGCGTTCGACTCGTAGCTGCTCAGTTCCTGGCTGCTCATGGCGTGCTCCCTGCTCGCGAGCCCGGCTCCGCCTCGGCCTCATGGATGCCGACGTCCAGAACGGCCTCAGGGTCAAGGAGGTGCCATCGGAGCGTCGGGAGGACGCGGATCGATGCCGTCTTCTCCAGGGACGGTACGCGCGTGCCGGACAGCCCACGTGGACCGGACACCCAGCCCGCGCTATCCGGACGGACCGCTGTCGGCACGGACTGGATTGTTCGCATACAATGCAAACATGTTGATCACCGTCGACCCCGGAGCGCGGGCATCGCTCGCGGACCAGGTGGCCGCCCAGATCCGGCACGCGATCGCCCGCGGCGAGTTCCGGAACGGCGAGCGGCTGCCGTCCGCGCGCGAACTCGCGGCCGCCGTCGACGTCAACATGCACACGGTGCTGCGGGCCTACGCCCAGCTGCAGGACGACGGGCTCATCGAGCTGCGCCGGGGCCGCGGTGCCACGGTGCTGCGATCGGGCAACGCGTCGTTCGACCGGCTGCGGTCGCTGGTGGTGGAGCTCCGTGAGCAGGCGGAGACCCTCGGGGTCCCGCTCGACGACCTGTACGCGATGATCAAGGGGGCACGATGACGACTCGGACGATGGGGACCGGCGCACGACTGGCCGTGGTGGGACCGAGCGCGGCGGTGGCCGTCGCGCTGGTCGTCACGGCACTCACGCTCGGACCCGCGCTGCCGGCACGGGTGGCGACGCACTTCGGCGCGGACGGTGTCGCCGACGCCTGGGGGTCGCCGTGGCCGTTCTTCTGGGGGTCCCTCGTGCTGGCCCTGGTCGCCGTCGGACTCGCGGTGGTGGCGCTCGGACGCAGCGACCGCCGGACGTGGGCGACCCTGCTGCTGGTGGCGAACCTCCTGAGCGGGTCCGTCGCGACCGCGTGGATCGCCGAGGCGATCGTGAACCGCGTCGACGACCCGACGTTCCCGGTGTGGTGGGCCGTCCTCACGCTCGCGGTCGGTGTCGCCGTGGCGGTGCCGCCGACGATCGCGCTCGTCCGGACGGCAGCGCCGGTCCCCGCGCACGTCGTCCCTCCGTTGGACGTCCCGACGGACGCCCGGGTCGCCTGGCGTGCACGGGTCGGCAGCGCCTGGTTCGCGGGGCTCGGCGTGGTCCTCGTCGTCGGCGGCGTCGTCGCGGCCTGGGCCACCGCGTCCGCGTCCGCGTCCGCCGACGTCGGCGCGGCCGCGGT
The sequence above is a segment of the Curtobacterium sp. BH-2-1-1 genome. Coding sequences within it:
- the rlmN gene encoding 23S rRNA (adenine(2503)-C(2))-methyltransferase RlmN, producing MASETRTPFEEQRSARPQVRPRTEGWTQATGTDGRPLLQFASPKRGKPPVHLADMTVAEREAKVVELGLPKFRAKQLSTHYFTHYTSDPAQMTDLPAAQREELVAGMLPPLLTETRRLATDKGDTIKFLWKLHDGALVESVLMRYPGRITLCVSSQAGCGMNCPFCATGQAGLTRNMSTAEIIEQIVRANAAIAAGELGGDPRKGGKDRVDAERVTNIVFMGMGEPLANYKRVMDAVRIMVAPQPNGLGMSARGITVSTVGLVPAINKLADEDIPVTFALSLHAPDDELRDELIPVNSKWKADEAIDAAHNYFVKTGRRVSIEYALIKDMNDHAWRADLLAEKLNKRGKGWVHVNPIPLNPTPGSVWTSSEVHVQDEFVRRLNAAGIPTTLRDTRGKEIDGACGQLAAAE
- a CDS encoding alpha/beta fold hydrolase; this translates as MPPETRPVVTDDTEFAVRGAGAPVLVVHGTPGGIDVAEIMARFLPSADFRVVTLSRPGYLGTRVRPGHDSLDDEADRYVEVLDALDIDRVAVLAWSGGAPAAYRFAVRHPERVHSLVVAAGLTGPWTPPEVSAPERLVGGTLLGAALARAAARLVPGVVVRLAVSGVSSLRGRRLREHVRGILRDPERRTFLLDLARTGNTAGPHRAGWEADVRNLGAVTDLDLGAVRAPTLLLHGDADVDVPPSNSVRAADEVPGAELLVLPGGTHFALWDHPDASAVQDRVRSHLRVSRP
- a CDS encoding C40 family peptidase, with the protein product MGRHALPAAPDGAATTEAVELRRPRGRRSAFGPAVARSTFVEHEKPARSVSLSNTRPVASTAVAGAAVLSRSAALRAERAVDPRHVRRAANAKRAAVLLAPALAITSSLTLAVPANAATPSTDAHHGTTTSQHTQTYTVARDVQVPVVSTDGMTTTTTVVSYPTIVTKFGVSTQQAEDAISKILSAGGDRATVVSTALQYMGDPYVEGGASHEGIDCSGLTMVAYAAVGIPLVHYVPTQDAAATTIPESEAQPGDLVVYDNEDHVGIFLGDGLVLQAPHPGAVVDIVPMYSAAHHFARVLPAGS
- a CDS encoding DUF1648 domain-containing protein translates to MTTRTMGTGARLAVVGPSAAVAVALVVTALTLGPALPARVATHFGADGVADAWGSPWPFFWGSLVLALVAVGLAVVALGRSDRRTWATLLLVANLLSGSVATAWIAEAIVNRVDDPTFPVWWAVLTLAVGVAVAVPPTIALVRTAAPVPAHVVPPLDVPTDARVAWRARVGSAWFAGLGVVLVVGGVVAAWATASASASADVGAAAVSGGLLVLAGIAVAVLARVECTVDRRGFRLTSTWTRIPLVRVPLDRIESCGWEQVSPGQWGGWGYRISGRGVAYVVRSGPGLVVRLRGGGARVVTVADAERGAAALGALLAARGHA
- a CDS encoding pyridoxamine 5'-phosphate oxidase family protein — translated: MRTTSLPSDPADSAVPSLAVRRLRDRQSHDPADLDAILAEAIVAHVGFVRDGHPLVLPFLCGVGDLGAGPVLLLHGSTGGGLFLDAGAAGVPVSATVTHVDGLVFARSTFDSSANYRSAVVVGNAAVVPDDLRTEALWQVADHLMPGRRDEVREMTAKEVRATQVLQLPLEHASVKIRAAGVGESVDDAEDQAVWAGVLPLAVTAGAPIPGDISGDAPVDESVRALASRLDDLARAREARIAAAMRPTPA
- a CDS encoding GntR family transcriptional regulator translates to MLITVDPGARASLADQVAAQIRHAIARGEFRNGERLPSARELAAAVDVNMHTVLRAYAQLQDDGLIELRRGRGATVLRSGNASFDRLRSLVVELREQAETLGVPLDDLYAMIKGAR
- a CDS encoding PLP-dependent aminotransferase family protein — protein: MDQFGKTAGVVARVRAMVQDGTLVAGDAVPSTRVLAAELGVARGTVVAAYEQLDGEGWIRTRQGAVARVAVGVGAGHWPTEHAARDATGRTDGHADGSAGTGADLLDARPGIPAVTAIAARDWRAAWRAAADAPLRNALSDPAGLPELRAQIAAQLGLARGFAPEIGRIVVTAGTAEALSLVTEGLRNRLGRAPVVAVEDPGYRSGRRAMTSAGATLVGVPVDGDGIDVDVLGRIGPVDAVVVTPTHQYPLGSVMPVARRFRLLDWATRTGAVVVEDDYDSEFRHRGSPVPALAALDATGVVVHVGGFSKTLDPRLRCSYVVLPPGPVHEAVAASRLARGPVVAEPVQIALAHLLRTGALRRHLGRVRRDYTHRRERVATRVAAVAGLEARALDGGLHAVLTWSGRAAGRDVVARMARSGVLVSAVEEYEVSPGSAPAGIVLGYGALTLPQLDRALDVLLEVLRVRGD
- a CDS encoding helix-turn-helix domain-containing protein, translated to MIPAADRPPAESSTAEVRRTSVREILQSGTDPDEALEFYRGVYDGHDMAFAPSSSPFGFRYRATGDGRLSLRTSSVSAARSGFLAPERQYLLAWSVEGGIVVDDDVLLRAGVPVMYPAGRPFHVSAPAGTKHLVHFDADFLEAVAVVGTDAAPVPLAFPVTVSAERLAPLQAVLREVARPLLDVAVVDADRAALDLRLAEAVLGAFRSDADRRGTAAPAGTVERAKAFMYAHFDRTIAATDIAAAAEVSVRTLQEGFQRREGSTPMAYLRDLRLEKARLGLQLADPRETSVATVAHSCGFRHMGRFSGSYFSMYGEYPGDTLRGRRRLIAAADIVG